From the Juglans microcarpa x Juglans regia isolate MS1-56 chromosome 3D, Jm3101_v1.0, whole genome shotgun sequence genome, the window CCTAGAAACATTGCTCAAAAGATGGACGTGTGAGATTCACACATCACTGCATATCCATGCCTCTGGCCAAATGTCATTATGTGTTGCATGACTGAACTCCCTGCCGTTGGATCTTTCATATCTACCTACCTTGTTGGTGCCCATGCGCAGCGCTAGCACCCCCCAAAAGTGGCTTCGCTGTGCTTTCATTGATTTGAGTTAATCAATCCCAATTATCTATCTATGTATTTACTTTTCAGAACTGAAGATTAAGAGGAAGAGGTATCGGAAATCTCATTGACAATACCAAAACAACTCCATGTAGTGCCTCCTCTTTATGtgtagtttggatagtgaaaagaaatctgatgattttagatgaaaattgaaagttgaataaaatattattagagtattattttttaatattattattattttgagatttaaaaaaattgaattatttattaattttatataaaaatttaaaaagttataataataagatgagacaAGACATTATCATCTACATGGAATATGAAAGTTGATTTTCTGGAATCCCCAAGCCCAAGGCTTGGTCAAGGAAAACAACTAAACAGGTTTGGATTGAATTTATCTAAtctaattttatgtttttacacTGGGCTTAGTGTAATAGTTTTGTGTTGAGTGAGTCCccatcttctcttctttctttctttttctttttttctttttttttttttttttttataatttaatgcaAAAATGGCCGAATAattttttgatttaaaaaaaaatgaaaaaagagagagagaaaattgatCCTCATACCTTTCCTACGGTTAAAGAATAcaactcttttctttcttcatttttctgtaTATTTTAAGCACAAAAGAACAATTATCAATGAAAAAGATGATTCTATGAGAGAAGAAAGGATCCTGTCCAGACTCCAAACTGCGAGAGCCCTTGAAGGGGGAGAGAAATGTAAAGGATGATTCTTTCTCAAGACACGTTCACTGTACTTGTTTAGAAAAGATGGAGGCATATCAAACAAAACGAGGCACCTAATATCACTAGCACTCACTTTTGATTCAAGAGATCGCCCATTTTCCAATCCAAAATTATATTCCCAAGCTACTCTCAAAATATAGTAACCTCATCCATCAACAATAAAAAGGTACACTCTTTGGAGTGCAGCAAAATCTAACAAAACGCttaaatttgttttcttgaatTATTTCCATTTGGTGTAAGAATATCTGGCCATGAACTAATTCTAATCGTTCCAAATTTGATAGGCTACATTTGATCGTTAgaatgaattgagttgaattgtgaataataatatttggtGGATCTCATTGAGATTAGTGtaacttttttaagttgagatgagtttaactttttagattgaaatatttgaaataagttgagatgaattctcatttggttacacagataagttaagatgagatgagatgaaaattaaaagttgaataaaatattattagaataatattttttaatattatttttattttaagatttaaaaatgttgaattttttattatattttgtgtgagagtttagaaaagtgataatgattatatgaaataaaatgaaatgaaatgaaatgagatgagatgaaatgaaaagattctcacataaaatattttgtgtgggagtttggatacaaaaatcatctcatctaatcattacaatttttttaaatttttacataaaatataataaacaattaattttttaaattttaatataataataatattaaaaaataatattataataatattttattcaacttatctaatctcatctcatctcatctcatctcatctcatctatctcactatccaaataagaAACaggcataatttttttataaaaagttaaaaaaataataaatttcattaataattattttgtaatggGTTGAGTATGATTCAAGAACACGCAACCTTATTCACTATAAGTGCCTCAAAATCTGTTATCTTTGTGGGAAACCGTCGGTGCCAGCTCCAAATTTACCACCTTCTTTATATTTTCCATAGGAAGTTCTCCAATTTGCAATACCTTCGCTTTTGAACCGACCAACAGCTCAAAATACTTGAGTTCTATGATATAAAACAGTTCGATAATGACGAGGGTAGAATAGAAACCTCTGATCAACATCGTGTTCTTTTGTGGTTTCCCCAAAGCCTCTCTCCCATTCGATCTTGTCTCTTATTTCTTTCAAGGCCATTCGATTTGCAAAGGTGTCACCATTTTATTGGGTCCTTAAACCATCCGTACATCTCCCAATCCACTCCCATTGAGCTCCACCATCTGCAGCCATGGATGCAGCGTCAGTTGGAGCTTCATCGATTAAAACCGTTAACTCGCTCTCAATTTCTACCGTCCCAAAAATCACTAGCCCAACTACCTTAACCCCTCCATGGCTTTCAACCAAACCCAGCATGCTCACCCTTTATGCCTCAACCTCTAACCTCAGGAACAGTGTTCCCTATCTCACTCGCTGCTCCACAAAACCCGACACTAACACTGACAATGAAATTGTTCAAAACACGGCCTTTGAACCCAATTCAAATCCGAAAACCTCGAAATCCTCAGCCCCTGTTTCAAATGAAGcactttcttcttctctatcaacatcgtcgtcttcttcttctagcGGGTTGGTGTTTGGTTTGGGCCCCACAAACTCGTGGGACGGTGCAGAAATTGGATCACCTGTTGTGAAAAGGTTCCTTAGTgatgaggaagagaggtggTACATGTGGTACCATGGAAGGTCTAAAGGAAACCCAGGCTCGGAGGCAATAGGCTTAGCAGTTTCAAGAAATGGAATTCACTGGGAGAGAGGCGGAGGACCTACTAGATCGAGCGGGGAAGCCGGTTTGTCCATGAATTGTAGTACAGATTGGTGGGCATTTGATACTGAGAGTATTAGGCCTTGTGAGGTGGTGGTCATGTCCAGTGCAAAGGTTAGAGCTGCCAGTGCTGTTTACTGGCTTTACTACACTGGATGCAGTTCTGAGAAGGCTGAGATTTCTGAGGATTCTTTGAAATTCAGTTTGGAAAACCCGGAAAGATTTTGCATTGATGAGGTGAACGGTGAAAATGGTGGAGTTGGGAAGATTTCAAAGTCTTTGCCCGGTTTGGCAATTAGTCAGGATGGGAGGCACTGGGCTAGAATTGAAGCTGAGCATCATAGCGGAGCTTTGTTTGATGTGGGTTCTGAAAGAGAGTGGGATTCATCGTTTATTGCCTCCCCGCAGGTTGTGTTTCATGTCAGTGGTGATCTTAGAATGTATTACCATTCATTTGATGCAGAAAATGGGGAATTTGGTATTGGAATTGCGAGGTCAAGGGATGGGATTAGGTGGGTGAAGTTGGGGAAGATAATGGGAGGAGGAGGACGTGGTTGTTTTGATGAGTTTGGGGTTATGAATGCGCGTGCAGTGAGAAACCAGAAAGATGGGAATTATGTGATGGCATATGAAGGCATTGCTGCTGATGGTAGGAGGAGTATAGGGTTGGCTGTGTCTTCAGATGGTTTGAAGAATTGGAGGAGGTTTCATGATGAGGCCGCTCTGGCGCCATCAGCCAAAGATGGATGGGATAATGAAGGAGTAGGATCCCCATGCCTGGTTCAAATGGACCGAGACTCCGACGGGTGGAGGTTGTATTATAAAGGTGTTGGAAATGGGGGAAGAACTGGTATTGGAATGGCAGTTTCTGAAGGGAGTGATTTTAGAAGCTTTAGAAGATGGACAGGATTCAATTATAAGAAAGGTATatgacataaatatatatatatatatatatatttatatatatgttatcatccatttaaattttgaagtatTTCATTGTATTTCCAATTGCATGAACCAAAAAATGATCTATTTCAGGCCTCAAAGCAAatcacaaaagaaaaggaaccCCTTGAAAGAAAATTCTTTGAATGACTAGTTTTAGCAAACATGATCGAGCGAGCTCCGATTAATGTTGATTCCATAGAGTCAGTTCGTTATTCAGATTTGTTATGATTCTA encodes:
- the LOC121254675 gene encoding uncharacterized protein LOC121254675, coding for MDAASVGASSIKTVNSLSISTVPKITSPTTLTPPWLSTKPSMLTLYASTSNLRNSVPYLTRCSTKPDTNTDNEIVQNTAFEPNSNPKTSKSSAPVSNEALSSSLSTSSSSSSSGLVFGLGPTNSWDGAEIGSPVVKRFLSDEEERWYMWYHGRSKGNPGSEAIGLAVSRNGIHWERGGGPTRSSGEAGLSMNCSTDWWAFDTESIRPCEVVVMSSAKVRAASAVYWLYYTGCSSEKAEISEDSLKFSLENPERFCIDEVNGENGGVGKISKSLPGLAISQDGRHWARIEAEHHSGALFDVGSEREWDSSFIASPQVVFHVSGDLRMYYHSFDAENGEFGIGIARSRDGIRWVKLGKIMGGGGRGCFDEFGVMNARAVRNQKDGNYVMAYEGIAADGRRSIGLAVSSDGLKNWRRFHDEAALAPSAKDGWDNEGVGSPCLVQMDRDSDGWRLYYKGVGNGGRTGIGMAVSEGSDFRSFRRWTGFNYKKGLKANHKRKGTP